A genome region from Monomorium pharaonis isolate MP-MQ-018 unplaced genomic scaffold, ASM1337386v2 scaffold_428, whole genome shotgun sequence includes the following:
- the LOC118648422 gene encoding sulfotransferase 4A1-like: MSFKDLIIKRVEGEQAPALLKYYPLDKRGFIKVGQKKWFLPYRYLEVGDKIYNFEVRADDTWIITYPRSGTTMTQELIWLVANDMNFNEAHQRYLMRRFPFIEMEVMFDDHRLLKLIRNVPKNSVKFVQDQPSPRFIKSHLPLELLPTVVNSTCKIIYVARNPKDVAVSYYIFHKHILDFQGTFEQFCNNFLNDHILRTPYWEHVKEAWRMRHRANMMFVFYEDLIKDLPRNIKEIAAFFGKTYSDEQINKLVEHLKIENFRKNPMVNNQSPDQMKPNMFIRQGKTGSWKEIFTPEIEDRFDKWITDNLKDTDLTFPNLVC; this comes from the exons ATGTCTTTTaaggatttaataataaaacgtgtCGAGGGTGAGCAAGCGCctgcattattaaaatattatccaCTTGACAAACGTGGTTTTATTAAAGTTGGTCAGAAAAAATGGTTCTTACCGTACAGATATCTTGAAGTTGGcgataagatatataatttcgaAGTTCGTGCAGATGATACATGGATTATTACCTATCCTAGATCAg GTACAACGATGACACAGGAACTTATATGGTTAGTGGCGAAtgatatgaattttaatgaagcacatcaaagatatttaatgaGGAGATTTCCCTTTATAGa AATGGAAGTAATGTTTGATGACCATAGgttactaaaattaataagaaacgTACCAAAAAATAGCGTCAAATTTGTGCAAGATCAGCCTTCGCCGCGTTTCATAAAAAGTCACTTGCCTCTCGAGTTGTTACCGACAGTTGTAAATAGCACTTGCAAg ATTATCTATGTTGCGAGAAATCCAAAGGATGTAGCAGTCTCGTATTACATTTTCCATAAACATATTTTGGATTTTCAAGGAACTTTCgagcaattttgtaataattttctaaatgacCATA TATTACGGACCCCATATTGGGAACATGTGAAGGAAGCTTGGAGGATGAGACACAGAGCAAATATGATGTTTGTCTTTTACGAAGATCTAATAAAa GATTTACCGAGGAACATAAAAGAAATTGCTGCATTCTTTGGTAAAACTTACAGTGATGAACAAATCAATAAGTTAGTGGAGCATTTGAAAATAGAGAATTTCCGCAAGAATCCTATGGTGAATAATCAAAGTCCGGACCAAATGAAACCAAATATGTTTATTCGGCAAGGAAAGACGGGTAGttggaaagaaatatttacacCAGAAATCGAGGACAGATTTGATAAATGGATTACCGACAATTTAAAGGACACGGATTTAACTTTTCCAAATTTAGTTTGTTAA